The Stenotrophomonas maltophilia genome includes a region encoding these proteins:
- the ilvC gene encoding ketol-acid reductoisomerase has product MSTNDLPQTKIAVIGYGSQGRAHALNLRESGFDVVVGLRPGGPTEAKAQADGFTVIAPAEAVKDADLVAVLTPDMVQKKLYNDVLAPNMKQGACLLFAHGLNVHYGMIEPRADLDVVLVAPKGPGALVRREYEIGRGVPCIWAVYQDISGKAAQHAQAYAAGLGGARANLIQTTFKEETETDLFGEQAVLCGGASALVQAGFETLVEAGYQPEIAYYEVLHELKLIVDLFYEGGISRMLEFISETAQYGDYVSGPRVIDAGTKERMKEVLKDIQDGTFTKNWVAEYEAGLPNYNRFKQADLEHPIEKVGKELRAKMVWLQGQAA; this is encoded by the coding sequence ATGAGCACCAACGACCTGCCCCAGACCAAGATCGCCGTCATCGGCTACGGCAGCCAGGGCCGCGCCCACGCACTGAACCTGCGCGAATCCGGCTTCGACGTGGTGGTAGGCCTGCGTCCGGGCGGCCCGACCGAAGCCAAGGCGCAGGCCGATGGCTTCACCGTGATCGCGCCCGCCGAGGCCGTGAAGGACGCCGACCTGGTTGCCGTGCTGACCCCGGACATGGTGCAGAAGAAGCTCTACAACGACGTGCTGGCGCCGAACATGAAACAGGGGGCGTGCCTGCTGTTCGCGCATGGCCTGAACGTGCATTACGGGATGATCGAGCCGCGTGCCGACCTGGACGTGGTGCTGGTCGCGCCGAAGGGCCCCGGCGCGCTGGTGCGCCGTGAGTACGAGATCGGCCGTGGCGTGCCGTGCATCTGGGCGGTCTACCAGGACATCAGCGGCAAGGCCGCGCAGCATGCGCAGGCCTATGCGGCCGGCCTCGGCGGTGCGCGCGCCAACCTGATCCAGACCACCTTCAAGGAAGAGACCGAGACCGATCTGTTCGGTGAGCAGGCGGTGCTGTGCGGCGGTGCCTCGGCGCTGGTGCAGGCCGGATTCGAGACCTTGGTCGAAGCCGGCTACCAGCCGGAGATCGCCTATTACGAAGTGCTGCACGAACTGAAGCTGATCGTGGACCTGTTCTATGAAGGCGGTATCTCGCGCATGTTGGAGTTCATCTCCGAGACCGCGCAGTACGGCGACTACGTCAGCGGCCCGCGCGTGATCGATGCCGGCACCAAGGAACGCATGAAGGAGGTGCTGAAGGACATCCAGGACGGCACCTTCACCAAGAACTGGGTGGCCGAGTACGAAGCGGGCCTGCCGAACTACAACAGGTTCAAGCAGGCCGACCTGGAGCACCCGATCGAGAAGGTGGGCAAGGAACTGCGCGCCAAGATGGTCTGGTTGCAAGGACAGGCCGCGTAA
- the ilvG gene encoding acetolactate synthase 2 catalytic subunit: MNSSTHRSAPPNGARWLTQALEAEGVRTLFGYPGGTIMPFYDALVDSSLKHILVRHEQGAALAANGFARASNQVGVCVATSGPGASNLVTGIADAMLDSVPMVCITGQVGTPLLGTDAFQELDVFGLTMPIVKHSWLVRSVDDLPRVVADAFRIAREGRPGPVLIDLPKDVQLADASHLPAHVPSSVEPPPAPAEAAIAEAIAALAAAEKPVVYAGGGIALGDAVQDLRDFVEASAIPTVMTLRGLGALPAHHPQSLGMLGMHGTRAANMAVQESDLLLVLGARFDDRATGKLAEFAPFARVVHIDADAYEISKLRTADIAVPGNVGHAIRALRAAFPSPRAHQDVWRKRCAQHRDRFAARYDAPGQHIYAPALLKRLSELAPADAVIACDVGQHQMWVAQHCRFNHPRNHLTSGALGTMGFGLPAAMGAQFACPERTVVLVSGDGSFMMNVQELATIARCRLPVKIVLLDNSSLGMVRQWQELFFAERYSEIDLSDNPDFVALAQVFGIAGTRIDNRDDVEGGLAALLAEPGPALLHVAIDARANVWPLVPPNTANSTMLESNPAHARQETPNAIPA; this comes from the coding sequence ATGAACTCTTCGACACATCGCAGCGCGCCGCCCAACGGCGCGCGCTGGCTGACCCAGGCGCTGGAGGCCGAAGGCGTCCGCACGCTGTTCGGCTATCCCGGTGGCACCATCATGCCGTTCTACGACGCGCTGGTGGATTCGTCGCTGAAGCACATCCTGGTACGCCATGAGCAGGGCGCGGCGCTGGCCGCCAACGGCTTCGCCCGCGCCAGCAACCAGGTGGGCGTCTGCGTGGCCACCTCCGGCCCGGGCGCCTCGAACCTGGTGACCGGCATTGCCGATGCGATGCTGGATTCGGTACCGATGGTCTGCATCACCGGCCAGGTCGGCACGCCGCTGCTGGGCACCGACGCCTTCCAGGAACTGGATGTGTTCGGCCTGACGATGCCGATCGTCAAGCACAGCTGGCTGGTGCGCAGCGTCGATGACCTGCCACGCGTGGTGGCCGATGCGTTCCGCATTGCCCGTGAGGGTCGCCCAGGCCCGGTGCTGATCGACCTGCCCAAGGATGTGCAGCTGGCCGATGCCAGCCATCTGCCGGCGCATGTGCCCAGCAGCGTCGAACCGCCGCCGGCGCCGGCCGAGGCCGCCATCGCCGAGGCCATCGCCGCGCTGGCGGCGGCCGAGAAGCCGGTGGTCTACGCAGGTGGCGGCATCGCCCTGGGTGATGCCGTGCAGGACCTGCGCGACTTCGTCGAGGCCAGTGCCATCCCCACCGTAATGACCCTGCGCGGCCTGGGTGCACTGCCGGCCCACCATCCGCAGTCGCTGGGCATGCTGGGCATGCACGGCACCCGCGCCGCCAACATGGCGGTGCAGGAAAGCGACCTGCTGCTGGTGCTGGGTGCGCGTTTCGATGACCGCGCGACCGGCAAGCTGGCCGAGTTCGCGCCATTCGCCCGCGTCGTCCACATCGATGCGGACGCCTACGAGATCTCCAAGCTGCGCACTGCCGACATCGCCGTGCCTGGCAACGTCGGTCACGCCATCCGTGCCCTGCGTGCGGCCTTCCCCTCCCCCAGGGCCCACCAGGACGTGTGGCGCAAGCGCTGTGCGCAGCACCGCGACCGCTTCGCTGCACGCTACGACGCACCGGGCCAGCACATCTACGCCCCGGCGCTGCTGAAGCGCCTGAGCGAGCTGGCCCCGGCCGATGCGGTGATCGCCTGCGATGTCGGCCAGCACCAGATGTGGGTGGCCCAGCACTGCCGCTTCAACCACCCCCGCAACCACCTGACCAGTGGCGCACTGGGCACGATGGGCTTCGGCCTGCCAGCGGCGATGGGTGCGCAGTTCGCCTGCCCGGAGCGCACCGTGGTACTGGTGTCCGGCGACGGCAGCTTCATGATGAACGTGCAGGAGCTGGCGACCATCGCCCGCTGCCGTCTGCCGGTGAAGATCGTGCTGCTGGACAACAGTTCGCTGGGCATGGTGCGGCAGTGGCAGGAACTGTTCTTCGCCGAGCGTTACAGCGAGATCGACCTGTCCGACAACCCGGACTTCGTAGCCCTGGCGCAGGTGTTCGGCATTGCCGGCACCCGCATCGACAACCGCGACGACGTGGAAGGCGGCCTGGCCGCGCTGCTGGCCGAGCCCGGCCCGGCGCTGCTGCACGTGGCCATCGATGCACGCGCCAACGTGTGGCCGCTGGTGCCACCGAACACCGCCAACAGCACGATGCTGGAAAGCAACCCCGCCCATGCCCGCCAGGAGACCCCCAATGCAATACCGGCTTGA
- a CDS encoding ACT domain-containing protein, which translates to MQYRLDLVLHPAEGALLRVIGMAERRGFAPRAISGAPVASDDGRWHLQLVVDGQRPAETLCRQIEKIYDCVSVQVTAVEGVSP; encoded by the coding sequence ATGCAATACCGGCTTGACCTGGTGCTGCACCCGGCCGAGGGCGCGCTGCTGCGCGTGATCGGCATGGCCGAACGCCGCGGCTTTGCGCCGCGTGCGATCAGCGGTGCGCCGGTGGCCTCCGACGATGGCCGCTGGCACCTGCAGCTGGTCGTCGATGGCCAGCGCCCGGCGGAAACGCTGTGCCGGCAGATCGAGAAGATCTACGACTGCGTGTCCGTGCAGGTCACCGCCGTGGAAGGAGTATCGCCATGA